Genomic window (Gavia stellata isolate bGavSte3 chromosome 35, bGavSte3.hap2, whole genome shotgun sequence):
gctaaaaatggggTGAACCATGAAACCAGCACAACGGATTTAAGCAAGGTGAGACACTCATAGCTTTCTTAGGCCTTCAGGGCCGAATTTGCTGTTGcaaccttggctgcagagggagctgcagggtgctgtgggctttgcttttggggtaattgcctgaaaatggcTTGTTGTGCCCAGGCGGAgctgcacttcatgaagaaaattcccagcgGGGCTGAAGCGTCCAACGTGCTCGTaggagagctggatttccttCGCCAGCCCATCATGGCATTTGTCCGCCTGACCCCGGCTGTCCTCCTCTCGGGCATGACGGAAGTTCCCATCCCAACAAGGTCTGAAcgagaagcacaaagtttttatttcaaacccccccaacaaaacatcaGATGGCATGCACCAGTTTGGCATCCCAAGGGAACAAGGCCAGCGGGAGCCAGCACGTTTCTGCCAGCCACgtctccttgccttcatttcccccttccctgctgtagcttttaaacccattggccaacgtgaatgagagttggccccaaaatgaaatttgcgatgggttttgatgaatttccaaTTCATCACCGGAGTCGGTGAgcctccgtgtcccctctcgagccgtgctctgggctgggagctgccagggatttcCTTGGGTGCTCTTTGAGCCATGACACGTTcgtctctctccttttgtttgtcttgcccaggttcctgtttgttttgcttggaccagaaggaaaagcccatcagTACCATGAGATCGGCAGGTCCATGGCTACTATCATGACGGATGAGGTGCGACGTGAGAAGGGATATCTCTGggtcatttttggctttcttcacctctccctgtctctgtagtagtgaggaagagcatttgctgtccccgctgccggcagctctccaaatagcCCACCCTTCGTTCGcaccccaaagcaaacacgCACGTTTGCATCACCCCACAtcctggaggctgaaatcccacccggggtgcatcctgcacctcgtccttctccccggggtccccagcaTGCTGTCCCCAGTGGTGGCATTGCCAGGGCCAGTAAAACTTGCCCTCTTTAAGCAACAGGCTGCGGTGTGccatgggggatggggggcctcgtggaggagaggattacaaggaacacgatggacagatttttccttttgggggaatacttcctgccattgccagcaggaaatttgggggaaattatCTTGCGTTTAGCCAAGTGCTTATTGCACTGCTTAGGGCATGCGAGATGGGttgtcctctgagcaggttGTCTCCTACGGGCAGGTTTTCCATGACGTCGCCTATAAAGCCAAGAACCGGGCTGACCTCGTGGCCGGCATCGATGAGTTTCTGGATCAGGTCACGGTCTTGCCGCCTGGAGAGTGGGATCCATCGATCCGAATCGAGCCCCCGAAAAACATCCCTtcgcaggtgggtgctgcggtggagggaggtgcgagggggacgggcaggacggcaggcagctggggatgctgttcAGGGCTCCAGATTCACAAGGTCCCTATTTGACACAGTCACATGGccagaccagaagcaaaacaagccagtggttacaaatagctgtctttctcttatttccatttgaacaggaaaaaaggaagatgccaggAGCTCTTGATGACAGTGCTTCTCACACCAAGCCGGAGAAGCACAGCGGTCCTGAACTGGAGCGGACGGGAAGGTGCAAGCTTTGatagtttggggtgttttttttctgcttgcctcccaaatctgagcatgcaccttgcctttgagcaggtttttggggttttttggttcagtgaaggggctccacatgcccagctgggtccctgggctgggcaggtgggagatgtgggcagctgggctcagccacagcatcagtgcacacaggttttcttgatttggggtggaagcagatgtgcaaatacctccaggtagagctctgctgcttctcagagcaaggGAGTGTTGCAGTAAGAGGGGATGGGCTCTCAGGttaggtcttgttttttcttttttcttctttttatttttgttgttggagggcattttggcgtgcctcagtttctagtgggtgtaaaaagggagaaggagacggcttcttttcagcactgaaaattactccatgcttgtgattgcccttctgcagccaagaaaagtccatgtggtcttgcaggagaactgtctctattttgtccttcttccaggctctttGGAGGTTTGATCCTGGATGTGAAGCGAAAAGCCCCGTGGTTCTGGAGCGACTTTCGGGAtggtctgaggctgcagtgtctggcgtccttcctcttcctctactgtgcctgcatgtcccctgtcatcaccttcgggggactgctgggggaggcgaccGATGGCCACATagtgagcagctctctctgttgggtggcacgggggaggataaaactcatgcaaaagtccttgctgcagtgagtttgctctgggttttttttccccctaatgctttctgtactcactgctgcctctcttccccggaCAGAGTGCCATGGAGTCGCTGCTGGGCGCCTCCATGACCGGCgtggtgttttccctctttgctggccaACCTCTCACCATCCTCGGCAGCACCGGACCCGTGCTCGTCTTTGAGAAGATcctctacaaattctgcaagtaaggctggttgctgcggccgggtgctgtgagagccttcagaaggcagcggggatggagaaaagatgtttgtctttcatttctctcagcggCAGTTGTTCGATTGAAGTTGTCTTGTGTGTCACAgatgctgcacgctgctgctttAGTATGCGATGGTGCGAGAGCCCTGGCTCTCTGAAGGATGGATGGggtcatttgggggttttaggcttaaagcgaagcagctggaggaggagaaaccacaaggatgtggatgcccaagatgggctgcacaaggaagaggagacaaatcactctggtttgggaatgggggaagatttgcttccctctgagtACAAAACAAGGCACTTCTTAGCCTGATtgttgctggaagtggaaatacagtttgctcaggtaGCCAAATAgtctactgctgaaatgttgtgagtttggatgatttcattgaaaaagtaggagtttttcatgtgaaatgggtattttccatgacagtccttctgctgtgatgacttcgatgtgagatgaaccacccttattgcaatttaaatttatcattaagcCCCAACTTGGAGCCTCTTGCTGGCCTTTCcacccttggttttattttggtttcccaggGAGTACACGCTCTCCTATCTCTCTCTGCGGGCATGCATCGGGCTGTGGACCGCCTTCTTCTGCATCGTGCTGGTGGCCACCGACGCCAGCTCTTTGGTGTGCTACATCACCCGCTTCACCGAAGAAGCCTTCGCCTCCctcatctgcctcatcttcatctaCGAGGCTCTAGAGAAGCTGAGTCACCTGCGGGAGACCTaccctgtgcacatgcacagccagcTCGACTTCCTCACCATcgactagtgggttttttcctcctaaaacgcccctgccccttggcaggagctcagggctgcacctgcatCGCCTCTCCCTTACCCGTGtcttggcttctctcctcccagctgtaagtGTGAGGCACCGACGCATCCCAGCAATGAAACCCTGCGTTTCTGGGAGAGCAACAAGATCAACGTGTCTGGCATCGCCTGGGAAAACCTCACGGTGACCGTAAGTGCCCCGAGCCACTGCTTCCTCGTGCCGCGGCCACGGGGCCCAGGGGCATTCGCGTGGTGCACAAGTCGGAGCCCTTCAGGTGGTGAtgggcttccagctgtgctagtgctgctctgaaaagtcattgcttaCATCTAATGGGTGGTTTTAACCTGCTTGGTCCTGGGAAGGAGCGTCCACCTTGTCCAGTCCACCTTGTGCCCAACATCGTGGGTAATAACTGTCCGCCTCCTCAACGCGGTGGCAGGACAATATTTCTGACcggcagcagaaataacccccTCGTTATGCGAGGTTTCCTTGCCGCACGTGCACTGCCTTTGTGTcctgatgctctgtttctccaggaatgtCGGTATTTGCATGGAGAGTTTCAAGGACCTGCCTGTGGACCCAATGGCCCCTACACGCCTGACGTCCTCTTCTggtgctgcatcctcttcttctccacctttgtgctgtcgagcttactgaagaagtttaagaCCAGCCGATACTTCCCAACCAGAGTAGGTAGAAgacggtggccagcagcagtctccacgctcatttcccaaaatggctttcctggagcactaagcagtatttgccaCCACTCGGTCGAGCTGGGAAACGTTGACCTTGAAGGCCAAGCTCTCCATCAGCGTGGACGTCCCTCACTCATTTCCATGAGCGCAAAAGGATCGTagcatttcccacctgcctggcaacctgtcctggagccatctcttgctcaggcagtgggaaatcaggtcttccacagttactttttttcaccttctgtgcattatgtgctcaaggggaaggctgattcagctgaggagctgccatagcaaacgacactatttcttccttttgaggagcaaatgatgcctcagtgccttattcccgttttagctgtgagcgtggctgtcgtggcagacatctgcttccttcttttgtaatttttttttttttttaaggtttcaattaagacaacccttttccacctaattaaacattttgtattgcctggcaccagatctcacaggcacaaacacagcaacggtATCTAACCAAGGGATTTGgctgcatgtcctcagcatGGAGGGGTTTTGTTAACCGGTCTTAATGGCGTTGACGTCCctcacttttccatgtcatgttgTGGCCCCCTTTGCGACGCccccttcagctctggtttcttgccCCAGGTACGGTCCACAGTAAGcgactttgctgttttcctcaccatCGTCGTCATGGTGCTcatggacttcatgattgggaTCCCATCACCGAAGCTCCACGTCCCCCATATGTTCAAGGTAACGgggtgttttggcagggagctggtttcagcccttggggatgccacaaggtgatgccggggcaggacagggctgagtccggaggagatgctggtggtgcgaccatctcctcttctgcctccaagcGCATTGTTTCCttcgggaaaggagaagacagccccaaaactagatacctccaggagaagtatctgtaggtgcttgcaaagagggcagcggcagtgctgaaccccagggtgacgtgaagccagggctgggaggtgctctgacatgggaatggaggggaaaagcaaagccagtgaggtggctgggctgggagatgatgctgatgtgtgtgctttgttgcAGCCTACCAGAGACGACCGCGGGTGGTTCATCAGCCCCGTAGGACCCAACCCTTGGTGGACGGTGTTGGCTGcgctcatcccagctctgctctgcaccatcttgatcttcatggaccagcagatcactgctgttattgtgaacaggaaggagcacaggctgaaggtaaggggctgcaagagatgagcccatccccaacccactccgggctgcaggcacggggagaagctcctattccaaatgctttgggaaggcattggtttgggaaaacgtcaggctgcgtggcaggatgctctcctgcattaatgatgacacagggagcaaacgacagggagttcagatgagcagcctttcagaggagcaaattaatcttggagcaatagagaagcgtggttttgttttaaaatgtcagcagtgaATGGGGGATCGAATTGTGTTGACGCGCTGCCAGGGATAACTCAGAGTCACATCCTACTTGCAAGTGGtggaaatttctttataaaggaaaaaacccggtctctttttttcttttgagaagtagctatcgcacaaccaaatccactttgtctgaactcctgccaccttttcatgcaaggggcttgcacaaagagcagatacctccttatttgtttccgaggcgtgttttaaattctcaagaagTTGACTTGCGCTCTAGCGGGGTTTGAGCCTGACTTGCGACGTTgtccttgctcttgtgctgtgggacgctcatctccttgttttgcttcccgCAGAAAGGATGTGGGTACCACCTGGACCTTTTCATGGTGGCCGTGATGCTCGGGGTGTGCTCCgtgatggggctgccctggtttgTGGCTGCCACCGTCCTGTCCATCACCCACGTGAATAGCCTCAAAGTCGAGTCTGAGTgcgcagctccaggagaacaacccaagtttctggggatacgagagcagagagtcactggctccatgatctttgtgctcatgggctgctctgtcttcttcacttctgtgttaaaggtaagaggaaaatgcaaaacacccaacagccacgagctttttggaggttacccaaaaccagtcccctctctccaggcccaagcagctgtggagtggaggaggaggtgatcccaAACCTTGGGGCTTGACCCACAGTGGGAAGCAGCCTCCTCGCTTACGCTTTCCAGCCGTTCAGCACGTTATCGATGGCAATTTGCTCCCCCaaatgcctcagcacagccgttccagtagctaaacacactgaaatcatctCCATGGGCTTCCTTGCGTGTTCCTCCCACAAGATAATCTCCTCGCTAGGCTAAGAGGAGGCACGTCGCTTTTGCTTGTTGCtacaagaataaggagaaaggtttttctaccGTCACAGAACGTGGCATATGGTAGCATGGtcgcctgttttcctccaacctttctggaagataggattctgctgatgaaagataaCTCCAACGGTCAGCCTAAAGCAGAGCGTTAGCTCACTCGCAggcacaaaagctctgctggttaaaATCCGACACGTCTCTAACcctgtggaaactggaaagctgtaggcaatttgaggcagtgcctgtagaagagagtggtactactgaaaatgcaatttaaaaaaataaatgattgcattctttctttcagtttataccaATGCCTGTGCTTTACGGCGTCTTTCTCTACATGGGCGTGTCGTCGCTCGGAGAAATTCAGGTACGGACTTTTTTACAGCGTGCAGCATGTCCGCTGCCTGGTATTTCATCTccgtagaagcaggaaaaaagcagcggcatgggaaaaaaacctctcggaaagcaagcaatgaaaatattttgtgtacgaaaaagattggaggaggcacaggaggtCTATAGGGCTGGGAGGACCGGGCAAGTTGAGCGCtccctgtttaaacacaggttagggcaggccagtgtttggttaggtgaaaatgggggagttgagtgcacagggaaggcaatTTCTACCACTGGTGGAAATCCTTGCTGGGGGATTCAGTGGGCCAAGACAAGCTAATCATAGAATAACGTGGCATAATTGCACGTGGGTGGGCAGCTCTCACGGGCAAGCTGGTTTCTAGCTGGAGCGAAGGGAaaatgggtgctgctcccaggaggagcatAGTGGGATCCACGATTTCTCATGGCGAGCGAGTTCCTGAAAACTCCCTCCACGTCTCAAgagggccagaagctttccgcAGTCCCAAGGTGGCAACTTTTCCACTTCGATTTTGCAGTTCTTCGATcgcttgaagctgttttggatgCCGGCGAAACACCAGCCGGATTTCATCTACCTGCGGCACGTCCCCTTGCGAAAGGTGCACTTCTTCACCGTGATCCAGCTGATCTGCCtcgtcctgctctgggccatcAAGGTGTCCCGTGCCGCCATTGTCTTTCCCATGATGGTAAGAGGCGGTGCCGCTCGGCAGAGGGATGTTTGCCGCGTTGGAGTGAGATGTAGCACCACCTCTGGCCTCACCGCATCTTCCCTCTATTTCGTGCAGGTTTTGGCTCTTGTATTTGTCCGGAAAGccatggatttctgcttctcaaagcgagagctcagcttcc
Coding sequences:
- the LOC132320341 gene encoding electroneutral sodium bicarbonate exchanger 1-like — its product is MGCWVVQRHDEEALIDQGRRSNGAKIHYEKEELEGHRTLYAGVQMPLVGQCHRHHRPHKQKHREQEEDCAPTERGYHCTPSQRVQFILRTKEDEQHVPHALFTELDEICVKEGEDAKWKETARWLKFEEDVEDGGERWSKPYVATLSLHSLFELRSCIINGTVLLDISANSIEEIADLILGQQEQLTEFDERTRAKIGEVLLKKHHHQNEKKRNNLLRSFADVSKKGSDLHLLDKPAQTLTPHPSPTTVEAKNGVNHETSTTDLSKAELHFMKKIPSGAEASNVLVGELDFLRQPIMAFVRLTPAVLLSGMTEVPIPTRFLFVLLGPEGKAHQYHEIGRSMATIMTDEVFHDVAYKAKNRADLVAGIDEFLDQVTVLPPGEWDPSIRIEPPKNIPSQEKRKMPGALDDSASHTKPEKHSGPELERTGRLFGGLILDVKRKAPWFWSDFRDGLRLQCLASFLFLYCACMSPVITFGGLLGEATDGHISAMESLLGASMTGVVFSLFAGQPLTILGSTGPVLVFEKILYKFCKEYTLSYLSLRACIGLWTAFFCIVLVATDASSLVCYITRFTEEAFASLICLIFIYEALEKLSHLRETYPVHMHSQLDFLTIDYCKCEAPTHPSNETLRFWESNKINVSGIAWENLTVTECRYLHGEFQGPACGPNGPYTPDVLFWCCILFFSTFVLSSLLKKFKTSRYFPTRVRSTVSDFAVFLTIVVMVLMDFMIGIPSPKLHVPHMFKPTRDDRGWFISPVGPNPWWTVLAALIPALLCTILIFMDQQITAVIVNRKEHRLKKGCGYHLDLFMVAVMLGVCSVMGLPWFVAATVLSITHVNSLKVESECAAPGEQPKFLGIREQRVTGSMIFVLMGCSVFFTSVLKFIPMPVLYGVFLYMGVSSLGEIQFFDRLKLFWMPAKHQPDFIYLRHVPLRKVHFFTVIQLICLVLLWAIKVSRAAIVFPMMVLALVFVRKAMDFCFSKRELSFLDDLMPESKKKKLDGAKNEANEEEESPKMMEAAAAAGSVLLKLGKTSNLDIPKQSRDRTDPCEINISEEVLKTSVWKALTMNTETV